A section of the Deinococcus humi genome encodes:
- a CDS encoding Pycsar system effector family protein gives MNDQLNTNLNTVNDWLKFAEAKLTVLITVNGAALLAGGQLILLSKLEYYVNLAIIFFIVLVFVSTLCALIGILPRTKNINKSRFSRIIPGENLLFYGVISKYSTQEYLDNFNNMIGRTSPANAYDFNVAEQTVINSRICAWKYFVFGIAIRLSFYGMILCGGTLVIGYIINSKHS, from the coding sequence ATGAATGATCAGCTAAATACTAATCTAAATACTGTTAATGACTGGCTTAAATTTGCCGAAGCTAAACTAACTGTGCTCATAACAGTCAACGGTGCGGCTCTTCTGGCTGGAGGTCAATTAATTCTATTAAGTAAACTTGAGTATTATGTTAATCTTGCGATAATTTTTTTTATAGTTTTGGTATTCGTGTCCACTCTTTGCGCTTTAATTGGCATTTTACCTAGAACAAAAAATATTAATAAAAGTAGATTCTCGAGAATAATACCAGGGGAGAATCTACTATTTTATGGAGTCATATCAAAATATTCTACACAAGAGTATTTAGATAACTTTAATAATATGATTGGGCGTACATCGCCTGCAAATGCATATGATTTTAACGTAGCAGAACAAACAGTCATCAATTCTAGAATATGCGCATGGAAATACTTTGTATTTGGAATAGCAATAAGATTATCATTCTATGGCATGATTCTATGTGGAGGGACGCTTGTAATTGGTTATATTATTAACTCTAAACATTCTTAG